AAtattaaatattaaaaaaaaaaacctggctaAATAAAAAGAAATTTTTGTTGAAattaatttattaattatttattcaggaacataaatatatgtttaaattctgcagcagcaccgaGCTGCCTGGGGATGTGCCTGgcattaaatcagctttactgaAGAGGTATATCAGCCGATGTCTAtatgtaaaaattaaaaaaaatcagccGAGGAGTATGTCAGTCTACTCCTGTACTCTggatttaattaaaaataaagcCTCAGAAAAGCAGacctaaaaataaaacaacatatgCTGCGCATTTAAACTGTTCATTCAGCCTTATTGATAAACCTTTACACCGGCATCATATTAACACTTCAAACTATCTGAAATGTCCCTTTAACCTCGTGAAACACATGCAAAGACAGGAGCAAACGCTGGGATGGTGCATCGTTTTTAAAGCTTTATTTAAtcttaaattttgaaaaacatgctTTCAATCAGCTATGACCTCTGTGAGAGCTAAATCGTTGGGTCTGGGTGTTGTAATGATTACATCATGTTGTCATGGTAAAGAGGCAAATGTTCGAAAGACAAGAGTGACTTGTCTGTACTCACATCTGGCACCGTGGACTCTGATCCTCCTGGGAAAGAAACATCCAGTCAGTACCTGAGGTATGCACAAGAAGAACTCCACACGTTTGCCCCAGAGCTACAGACTATATAAACATTAACGTAACCTCAAGTCAGTTGATGAatcatttttttaattaagtGTCAAATCGTAACAGTAACTGATGTTTTCTGCAAGCTTCATGACAAAACTTCCTTCAGGAGTTATTGATTCTCTCCATACTAGATTATAAACATGTTGACATTTACGGCCGATGTAATCCCAATCCCTCTTAGAGGGGAATCCACACATTTGATTGTGAAAACAAGATTGAGCTGAAATCAGACGCATGCATGCAGTAATGACACGAGCATGGAGCAGCCAGTCTGAAACAGGGGCTCTGGTGCATCCACCCCCAGGTAAGCCTTTAGCTTCAGCAAAGAGAAAAGTGTGTCAAGCTTCATTCAATATCACCGCAAAAGCAGGAGGATTCAGACGCTTTGCTTTTGCAGCTGGTAAACTGGAATAATGTCACTCTGCGTCAgaccagatttttttttaaatgtttgttttcagaTAACTAGATTGATTTAGATTCGGCAGCATGTCAGAATCCCAGGTTTTACCAGAGGTGAGAAGGTCACTGCGAACATAACCCCGTTTACCACAGAGGAAGACCAGTGCACTGACACTGGACCCTGAGTCGCCTGAGGGAGGGAAGGGGGACATCACATGGGTCAAGCTTCACCACTTAGGCTTTTGAGAATTGAACAGTGCTTTTTCTACACTGCAATATTATGTTGaaattagttgtgtgtgtgtgtgtgtgtgtgtgtgtgtgtgtgtgtgtgtgtgtgtgtgtgtgtgtgtgtgtgtgtgtgtgtgtgtatggtcatGTATGAATGATGTGCacaatatatgcatatatatcaaATGTAATGACTGTATGAGATgcgaccccaggaagaatagcggctgtatgtcagcagctaatggggatcttaataaacaaacaaacaaaccaccagAACCGAACAAGACAAAAAACAAAGACAAATGGACCTAGAGAGGAATTCTGACAACTTGCAACCAACTGAATGGAACACAAAGCTGTAAATAACAAGGAAACATGCAGCTCCTACTGAGAAACACAGAAAAGAGCACATAGAAACCAGCCACCAGAGTACACACAAGTCAGAGCCACCCACAACCCATCACtctttcttttttaccttgctcAAAAAACTCTGACCTCCGTTTTAAGTTTTTCAAAGACATTGGTTCTGATTCTACATGAGAAAATGGAAAAACAAGATCAAATAAGACAAGAGAAAGGATTCTTTTATCACCACATCAACATAAGTAACAGCAACAGTCACCTCTATGCTTACTACCATCAGGAGGATTCATTTCTTACATACCTTGTGTCCCAGTCAACAAACTGACCAGAAATAATCTGACCTTTCTGTCTGCTCTTTACCTTTGTTCCTCATGGTCACTGATTCCTCTTGGAGATTGCCATTAACTCTGTTTGAAGCCACATCCTGCAGAGAAACGTCACAGGGTGTAAACTCATTAAACAGTCCTCTAACCAGTGATAATACTGGAACAATAATAAAAAGGACCTTACCACCAGTAGAGGAGTGGGAGCATCCTTGGCTGGTCCAGTTTCTGTGAAACTGAGTGAGGTGAAGTCCAGGCTGGAACTGACGGTCTTCGTTTCAGGGGTACCTAGAAGTATCGGATGATCCGTACTGGTCAGATTGATggtcttatggcttttaaatggcagggAAGGCTGATCTCTGTCCCAGTCTGCATGCAGTCAATGCAACAGGcaacaacagaaaaaaaagatTGTGCAATTGCACATAAATGCATGTTTTGTGAATGTTTATGTCAGCCCCAATACTTCCACACACTAAGCAAGGGGTGGGGGTGCCAAGGTGTTATTGTAGAGAGCAGCAGGGGTGACAGAGAAACCTTCCCCAGCCATGCAGCCCGTTAAAAGCTTCGTAAACCCAAAACCTCTAGACCTTCCTAAGCTGTTAAGGAGTCCAGATAAGCCCCGACTGTGCCTTCACTTTCTAAGGAAACACTGAACAACATGGACCTGAGCAGGTTAGCTCTCCAAGAAATGAAAAATAAGGTAAAACCAGCAAATTTAAAAAATGACcagtgaaaacaaaaagaaagcacAAGAGGAAATcaatcccccctccccccccacccccatatgcgcgcacgcgcacacacacacagagagacagagacagagagagagagagagagggacagagacagagacagagagagagagagacagagagagagagagacagagagagagagagagacagagagagagagagagagagagagagacagagacagagacagagacagagaaagagagagacagagacagagagagacagagagagagagagagacagagacagagagagagagagagagagagacagagacagagacagagagagagagagacagagacagagacagagacagagacagagagagagagagaggtcagAACAACACCGGTCATCCCCTTGCCAGGCCAGTAAGGACAAATCCATCACTCAGCTGTCATGAGATCATTCATGGATGACTTCACAATAGTTTACGGACCAATTTAGGATGCCACAACTGTTTAGTAATGCACAGAGCTTAAGCAGCATTGTCAGTGCAGGAATGTTACCCTTAAACATTTCATTCACTTTCAATAAACACACAGGTATGCAgcagcgcgcgcgcgcacacacacacacacacacacacacacacacacacacacacacacacacacacacacacacacacacacacacacacacacacacacacacacacacacggtgtacAGATGACTCACTGTTCTGGCCATGACGCCGGACATCCATGACCAGGCTGCCCTCCTGCAAAGCCTCCTCCATGCAGGACTTCCAGGCTGTGTAGCTCATTTCTGCCACCTTGTGCCCGTTCACCATTAGCACCTCATCCCCCACCTGAAGCTGGCACATCTCAGCCGGGCTACCTTAAAAGAACATAAAGGTCAGGGGTCAGCAAAGGAGCATTTACTCACATTACCGTCAgaacttttgtattttctaattaaaTAGAAAAATAAGAAAATGTAATTATTTCTGCAATATTTGATGGcttctttgatattttttctcCCAGTTCATcttgtttgttttcatgtttaatgttttctgttcagcattatattttagagactcgcTTAAGTAAGGCAGCTGACCATGATGGCCTACTTACAGAATTTGTGATAAATTAGCATCGTTTGCTTTCACAAAAGCATAAAACTACATGAAACCTGGATAAAATTTCATGCAAATGACTAAAACACAGCCGTGTGAAGCTGGTATGAGACATTATCAGTATTACTAAAACACACAGCCTTGTGTGTGGTGCAGTAGGAGAATCTCAGTAGGAGAGGCTCAGGCCCAGCAGATCTGACCCAGATTGATGCTGTCCTACATAGGTCTGGCATCATCACTGCAACGGACTCGAAAGCCTGCTGACAACCAACAAGCTGCATTTAAATGGGAGATAAACCAGATCCAGAGTACTGGTCATCAATATCACCCTGCAGACCAAACGAATGCATGATCGTTGTTGACTCGCTTTAGTAAAATGCAAACATCTCTGCATGAGTTGAGTCTGAAGGTAAGTTGTGTTAGTACCTGGTTGAATGGAGGTGACCCGAGCGCCTGTTGAGTCCCAGGCTGCATGAAAACCAAAGTCTCTGCTGCTGTTGGGCTTCTGGTTGAGGCTAATACGCATGTCACAAAAGTTCTTCTAGGAACAAAACACAGGTGAGGAGAGCATGTGCTTCCATCCTGACGCTGGGACAAATAACTGAGCCCCAGACATGGCTGGACTCCTTCACAACCACTACAAAATACCTTGCTAGTTTCTTTGGCTGGAGCAGAGCTGACAGGAGCTTCAGTCTTCACGTCAGACGAAGCAGATGAGACGCTCGGATTTGAGGTGGAGCTTTCTGATTTGgtcttctcttcctcctcttcttcttcactgCTGTGTGCTGAGCTGGACAGAGCCTCGTCCTCAGAAGTCATGAACTGCTGATACCGGCTCGGTACCGAGGCCTTCTTAGAAACGTCTACATTTCCGTTGACACGCTTGCTGGTGTCATCCACCTGCAGAATGAACATCATGTGTCAAACAGCTTGTTGGAGGAACTTGAACAGTACTGGTGCTTCTCAACAACAAGGAGAAAATCTGGTGGATAAGAAATACCGCAGCTCTGACTCTACACTAAAAGAGGTTCCTGTCCTCTCGTGCTGCATTGCTGTAATAAATCACTGCAGTACTCACCGTGTAGGCTCTGGGAAGAGAGGCGATACGGGAGGACTGGCTCCCAAAGGGCCTCGGTGTGACAACCGAGGTTAGACGGGCGCCATTCGATATCTGGTAGCTCCTGGGGAGGGAGGCGGAAACCTGAGACACCCCAGGAGGTTTGGGCTCCATTGAGCTGAACTGTGGTGGTTTTTTCTGCAGAGAACCAGAGGAGGGGGCCTCCACCTTAGTCTGTGCGCCCAACAACAAAGGCTCGGGCTCAGGCTCCTCCTGCGTGGAGCTAGAAGAGGAGACGACACTTGTGGCCTCCTCTGTTTTGATGGCGTGTTCTTTGGCTTGACTCTTGTGTTCTGGTGCATCTGCTGGAGGGCTGGATTTGGTGACGGAGATGTGGTTGATAGGAGTGATGATGGTGGGGCTGCTGGCTGCAGGACTGTCCACAGCTTCTGCTTCCTGTGCAGTGGGAGGGGAGGCAGCTCTAAGAGTAGGCAGGGAGGCAGGAGGGGGTTCTTCAGCTCTCCGAGAGTACTCAGAGGAGTGGTAAGGAGTGTCAATAGTGGAGCTCCTAGGAAGGCGGTTTCTGGTGAATAAGGAAACAACAGGTGCATCAAATACTTCCTCGCTGTCACCTAAGAAAGAGAGCGATCCCAGACGGCTGCCGATGCTGCTCCttcctttattttctctgtggATTGAGACAAGAAATGAGGGCAAAATAAGTTGGGCTGCATCAGAGGCGGGTAACCCAAAAACTGAAGATGAATGAAGATGGCTGAAATCTGAACACAGAAAGAGATTCTTTTCCAACTACACATTCAAATAATACCATCTCCTCACCCACCCAATGATGGGGTTCTGTTTAAAAATGCACTAATTATCATACAAGCATTTTCTTTTATGACCTTAGCAAAGTTTTCCCCTCCGAGGGTACAAAATGTGCACAAGAGGGAAAAAGTCAGTATGCAGCATCAAAACCCCCATCATCCTCACAGCACCTGAGCCACCTGATCCAGGTGCGCTTCACCTCACCTCTCCTCTTGCACATCCTTGAAGGACTTGGACCCTCTGTCTGCGCCGTATGTAATCTGCTCAATCTTctctctttcttctttcttcttcactATATCAGAGTTCACACTCCGGCGTCTGTTTTTCCATTTGCTCAGGTCCTGCAAAGAAGAGTAAACCTCAGGTCACCTCATGCATCACATCTTAAACAGTTAAGCTAGATAAAGCAGACTGAGTGTCCTGCATCGCTAAGTGTGCAATTGAGGGGAGAGAAGTTAAGGAGAAAGCAAGACCGGGGGAGAAAGGGAGAGAGGACTACATTTGAAGGTGTTCTATTTGTGAGCCTTAAGCTCCTCCCTGTGCATTGGGGACTGAGTGACCTAAATgctgatttaaaactttttcttcTTGTAATGACATCAATCAGACACCTGCTAGGTATAACAACTAGTATATGCATCATGCATATGTGGAAATAAGTCATGCATTATTACTTACAGTCTTATTTAGGCAGATATTTAAGTGTTTAAGATGGACAAACTTTTATGTGAGATGACTTTATATGCagaaagcttttattttcttttaatcaGTTGCAGTTATTCTGCCCTTTGTCTGACATCCTCTTATTTAAGGACATGATTTCATCTGAACTTGAGCCAATTTAGGAAATTTGCACAAGACAGACAATAGCCAGAGGGCAGCACTGCACCAACTAGTTCCTGCATCTCTGTTTTCAATCTAGAGCGCTTCATTTTCTCCCTGCAGCCGTCTGCTGCACACATCTCATGCCTCACCTCACTTCAGCTGTATTTGTATTTCTGCATAGCCTTTTGTTTCTGTAAATAGTTCAGAAATCGGATAATACTCACATCCTGCCAGCGATCCTCACTGCGTTTAATCTGCTCACGATACTTCTGAAGCTCCTCAAAGCGATTCTGATGGAGAACTGGGGCATCCTCCAGGATATCGGATGTTGATTTACTCCTGAGAGAAGGAAAAATGTGAAacaagtgcaaaaaaaaaaaaaataaaaaatacgggTTTAATATTCAAAACCGCTTAGACGACAAATCTAGCAGGTGTTGGGAAACGTCACACAGGAGGGAAACGTTAAAAAGTCCAATATTATTGATGAAACCATTCCAGATAAGCATGCACCACATTAATAAGTTTATGTTATAACAAGTTAGTTTGTATACACAGCACACAGGTCAGCTGAAAAACATATATAATAGGTTAGTGACACGCTGCTGTTCTCCCTCCATGATCATGCAAAAGTCTCACTGATGgagaaaatctgctcattggacacGCTGCAATTTATGGCTACTGTATGAatcctttgggttttttttcCATCCCCCTGACCCTTGACCTTGGCCCAGTGCCACACAATAGTCAGTGTTGCGTGTCAGCTAGAGTGAGAACAGCAGAACAAAAGCAGGAGGCAGCAGGATGCGACTGGAAGGCCAGAACCAATGTCCACATTCCTGAGAGCCAGCATCAACTCACCCATCCATACTCTCCTGTGTTTGGAGCTCTCTATGGAACCGGAGACAATCACAGACAATAAAGTCACATTTCTGCTCTTTTTACCTTTTAATTCGACAACATAGCTCTGGTCTAGAGCTTGAGATCAATTACAGGCTTTTGTAACAGCTCCGTCACAGCCAGTGTACATGATTTGGCCTGTCGTCTTCTttaagcacgtgtgtgtgtgtgtgtgtgtgtgtggtacgctcacatagctGCATCCCATTTCTATACCTAGACATTTAGCTGGGGGAGGTGTGCAGGACCCTAAACAATGCTGCCTTTCTGGAAACtccaacatgtcgtcactggaaaCCTGACTTTACACATCTGGGAGTGAAGTAGCTCCAGATGAGCTTGACTCGGGTTAAATGGTTGCCTTGTGTCCGTTTTTAAACACTTTACTCGTGCACTGATCTCTATGGAGTCACGCTTATTTTCAGATCTGTGGGGAATTTCTGTAGTGTCTGACGTTGGCATGACAACTCGCTTCAGTCCGGACAAtaaaggtgttggacttggatcgTTCCTCCTGCTGAGGAGGTCAGATCTGACACTTCAGTGTGAAGTATTTTTTCTGAGGGAATAACAAAGACAGACTAATTTTATCCACTGCAAAGTCACCAAGTTGCTCATATTTGTATTTATtaagcagatttttttttcaaatttaaaaTCATACACAAACTCAGTTTTGCAGGAAAACAGCAAATCATTTGGTCTGTGCGCGGTTTATGTCCACAAATCCAACTACACAGAGGTTTATTGAACAATCGGATAGTTCAAACCATGCATATATGATGTAAGATACACCACCGATTACTCAGATTATGTAAAATTTCCCCACATTTCATTTTCTGGTTTATGAAACACCAAAGAGactatttccaaaaaaaaaaagaacttaagCAGGTGAAATTTCCAGCTCTAACTGTGAGGATTCAACATCAAACAGGGAATATTTTAATGGTACATAATAAAAGGAGAAGCTAACAGCTAAAAGCTAGCTCCTTCTACAACTTGAGAGCCGCTAGCCTCTCCAACATGAGCCTCTTCTTGTATCTTAAGCGGCTGGCTTCTCTGATGGCCTGCCACTTCTGCAGGTCCTCTTTGCTACAGGATGATGGTACCGATGGAGACATGCGAGCAGCTGAAGGTTGGCTCTGATCAGAAAAAACTCCAAGTTTCCGAATCAGCATGTCATCTGTTTTAGGACACGCCTCCTTCTTAGCCTGACTCTGGTTAGCCGTTGCGGTTTTCTGATTCAGAGGACTTGGGGGGCAGACAAGTCTGGCTTTGAGCGCGGGGGGGAGCGCCCACGGCTCTGGGACGTGCATGGGGGTGTAGTTGTCTGGAGCTCCTGATGGTGCACGTTGCTCTAAAGCTTGTTGAATTTTCTCTTTACGACAAACAACGTCGTCCTCCTCGATGTCTGGATAATCTATTTCCTCACTGACTCCATGGCGATGCTGCTGGGTGATGATGTTGAGCTGCGGCTCAGACGTGTAGAGCCGGCGTTTAGCACTCAGCTGAGTCTTCATCATAGCCAGGTCCGTGTTGGACTGAAATGACAAGGTTCTCCTGGCAAACATGTCGTCGTTCTCCAAGTCGGGGTGAAGACTTTCATAGTCAATGGGATCTGGAGGCTCTCTGGGGTCTTGGCGCCCCAGGAGGGGCCACTTTTCACATTTAACCAGTTTGGGACCTGAGCTGGGGTCCACAGGGGCAAACACCACCGCAGGGGTTTCTAGGAACGGGGACTGTAACTTTGGGAGCTGTGGGAGTGTGTGTGGTTGGACATGAGGACTGCAGGGTGAGCAAAGGGAGAGAAAAGGACAGAAGTGATGAGTGCATGCATGTGAACTAGATCACagagcaagaagaggagaaaaagGTACAAAAAAGCAGCTATTGTTAGGATTTTTGACTCAAATCAGACTTCAGATTAAATGAACACTGCAATGAAATAAAGCTGCTATAAAGTCAAAAAATGGCTGCAAGTAAACTAGAATACTACAGAGAAACAGCCTTTTTCTGACCAAAGCAAGCACGTTTCTTGTTAAAGCATGTTAAATCAACATCAGTAACTCAGCAGTGTCGTTTATTAGTAGCTTGTCAGAATTTCAGCCCTTTATGGGGCAAATCGTCAGCTTTGTCTAACATTGATGCTTCAAAACAATCCTGCATCATCACAGTCGTGCAGCTGTATCGACCTTTTCCCATCAACAAGGGTGGTCTGAGCCGAGGCCTCGTGTGTgtgggcgtgagagggaggtgggCCGTGAGGAGAGGGGGCTGAGGAGAGCCAGGGGCTGATGTCACACTCCGAGTCGTCTGACGAAGAGCCGGACTTCTGGCGGCTACTGCCGAGAAGAGCGGGACAGGTGAAGGGAAAGGGATGGAGCCACACAGAGGAGAGGGAATGCAGTTGTTGGAAAAGAGAAAGAAACATAAGTGGGAGGAATTTAGACAGCACAGAAGAAACCAGTGTACCACAGAATTGAAGATGTTTGGTTTTAATTGCATGCAATTATTTgggaaaaatgaatgaaagtaaGTGAGAAAAGAAAATGCAGTGATGCGTGTATGGGTAGGTCCCGGACATGCAGCATCCGAATCCCCTCACACACCTGAAACCCTGCATCTTCTTGTACCAGGGTCTCCTCTGAGAGCCCAGTTTGATCTTCTGTATGTGGTCGTCTTCCTCAGGAGTCCAAAACTTTGGTAAAAACTTGTTGTAGGACACGCTGCTCACAGGTTGGGGGTTGACCCCTATCTTGCGAGCATAGAGGTCATCTTGCACTGGATCAGCATAGCCCACCTCATCATCGTCCTCCTCAGAGTCATCATCATACATGTCCCTGAACAGGCTGTCCGTGTTCACGGCTCGGTGGTGGTCCACCTTCACAGAACTGTGCATGGGGGACTGAGTTTTCCAGCTTCTGCTGCTCAAGAGAGACAGCCAACAAGTgtcaaaatgattattttaatagCTGAGATGCTCACAAGACACACAGAAAATGAAGCATTTGTGTTGAGCACAACAACCTCAAATCAGATGATGCAAGGATTAGCAAACCAAAGCAAGCGCAAAGAAGAAAGCTGATTTGACGACTCAAATCGCAGAGGCGAATATGGATGCACCGCAGTTCAAATCGCTGAATGAattgaacaaaaaacaaaaaaatcaaagTGGTTGAAGCAATGTTAAGGGCCAAAACGAACAACAATCTCGTTCATGGTTGCAGTAACCATGCAAACCAAGGGTAAGAAGCTCTCATCAGATAAGCAAATCACAAGGCATCGATCCAATCTCTGACCTGTCGAAGGTCATGTTCTGTTGAGGGGCAACTCTGGGAGAGACAGAGACCTTGGACCCAGGTTTAACCCAAGCCACCCCTGCACCTGCCGAGGGACTGATGGGCATGGCGAAGTTGGTGGGAGGAGCCGGGGAGAGGCTGTGGAAGCGTCTGCTCGCCAGATCGTCTAGAACGAGATCAGGATCGGGTCGATCTGCGTCTGAGTCGCTGTCACTTCCACAATCGTAGCCCCACTGGTAGTGAGCTGCTGGAACGGCACTCTGGGTACTGTGACTGTGGCCGAGGCAGCGAGTGGAAATCGTTCCACAGCAAAAACGAAACACAAACACCACGAACCGTTCACAAACAACACAGTGATGAGAGCAGGAATGCAAAAACAGCCACCATGTAAACTTCCGACAAGGAGGAAGAGCCAGAAGTTTTTAATAACATGACAGACTGTTCAGGACTGGTTGGTGTACCTGGTGAGCGGGCCTTCATTCTCTGCGTAACTGAGGGTGGAGAGGCTGCGTCGGCTGTCCTCGCTGCGCTCAGCCCGTTTCTTCCTCAGCGGAGCGGGAACATAGCCTGAAGGTTTGTCCTTTGAAGGCAGGAACTGGTTAAACTGCGTGCTGGCTTTAGGCGTGATGACGAGCGACCGGCGGTAGCTGATGTTGTTTTGGTTGTTAGCCATCTTGAAGATGGAGTCTGCTTTGGTGTCGCTACAACAACCTGGACCAGCAAAGAGGAGAGGAACGCAAATGTTTGTGAGATGGAAAAAGGTGAGAGAGGACAACAGATGCACATGGAAAGAACACAAACacgggtttgtgtgtgtgagactatGGAGAAGTAACCAAGGGGCGCAGGGTGCAGAACAGAGGCCTCTTCATTTACAAGCTGCTGCGGTTGGGTGTGGAATTTCTCACCCGTTACAGACTAAAGGGCTGTCCTCCATAAAACTACACCTCGGGATCACTCCAGCCTTTATTGATTTAGTTTTTCTTGATTTCAGGTTGGAGAAAAATTTCTTTTGACTGATGATTTAATTGCAAAAGCACACCACTAGATGGCAACTTGACTTTCCTTTCCAGGAGGCACAAATACTAGATCAGCTGGATCAAAGATACTCATAAAACACACAGAAGACAGGAGTTAATGTGCTCATGTCTACACGTTCTACCATACCCTCACTGCTGCCTTTCAGAGTGGTGTCGGAGGAGATGCTGTGGGGTCGGGAGCCCACGGAGTCCAAGCTGTCCAGGGAGTCGTCTCTCCTGTGTCCTCCACtttctccacctcctcctctcaGATGGTGAAGCTCCTCTCTCTCTGAGCACCAACTATCCCCAAACCCACTGTCTCTGATGCTGTTGCCCTTCTGGCCGTCTGATTCTTGCAGAGCCTTTCCAGACAGAAACACAGACTAGTCACACATTTAGGTTAGAAGGtactagtttgtgtgtgtgtgtgtgtgtgtgtgtgtgtgtgtgtgtgtgtgtgtgtgtgtgtgtgtgtgtgtgtgtgtgtgtgtgtgtgtgtgaaattggtTTTCTAACCCTTGCAGCCTCTGTTACATTCCTATAAGGGCCATACGAGGTGATGCATGGTGACATTCACTAGGAATACACTCATTATTTTTTCTCCTCTTCAAAAACAAACACCCTGGTGCCATCACACCCTTAATGACTGTTTTCACCATGAGAAAATATCGCCTTTGGACAGACCAGAGAACCTCAGAGCCACCCTGAACAGAATGGCATCAAACAAGCCAAAACGTGTCAGCCacttaaaaaagaaaacaaatctcAGTTCTGTAATCTGCACAATCCCACCAGACAATACAAGTCCACAAATTAAAGCCAACCTAAACCCCGAGCCACTGAACTTGGATTAACGTGGCTCAAACATACAAAATGAGCTCCAACCAACTGCTATTACTGACAATCCCTGAAGTCAGTTCAATTACAGAGGACTGGCACCCAAACCTTtaaatcaacatgaacacaaagcGCCAAGTTCAACACTGGCACATGCTTGGAGGGGGTTCTTCTCTCAAGAAAAGCAGCAGCTATTTTAACACGAGAGCTATGCAGACTGCAGTAAACAAGATTAAAATAGCCGAGTTAGGGATCGGGTCATTTGTGACAACTTATGTTTTGGAGGCCAGCGTGCTGCAGCCCCTCGATCTTTCTGCAGTCCCTCCTCTACACATAATCCACATACCGGGGGGATTCAGAAGCTCGTGTGCATAGAGTGTAAAAGAGGACTTGAATATGTGCCAAAACATATGGATAGGACACCTTAAACAGTAATCACCTTGTACAGCGCTGTGCCCAATAATCCCTCAAACGCCTTCAAATTCAGGTAAGGCCCATTATAGAGACGATCAAACTGAGCCCGTCTACCAAGCCAGAAAATGGTGATTAAAACCTGGAAATGAAACAGGGAACAGTTTAATAAACACAATTCAACAAGAAAATTATTTACACAGAAGCACACATTAAAATGGTAGAATCATCCCTTGATCCTGAGTGACCTGCTGCACCAAAAGCAAGCAACGGCTATGATATTGGAAATCTGCTGGATCAGCCTTATCTAGAAAACACAGCTGCTGTGTCTGCACGCATCAACAGGTGGGACAGGTACTGTAAATATAATGTACCAAAGCAAAgaataaacaattaaataaataaataaaaggtttgagCTCTGCTTTAATGCAAACAAAAAGTGTATCTTTTTTAgcctaaataaacaaacacaggaGTTTAGATTTGAATATTTTAGTGATTCTTTTTCTAGACGACTTCTAGTAAACTCACAAAACACTCACATTTTTCAGCCTCCTGTTGGTCTCCTGATGCCTGCGAGGAAAAGATGAGAAAATCAGTGTTTGAGTATGAGAGAAAACAACCAAACAGGAACAGAGGGTGTTGTTGGTGGAGCTTTATGTGTGGGACAG
This sequence is a window from Nothobranchius furzeri strain GRZ-AD chromosome 14, NfurGRZ-RIMD1, whole genome shotgun sequence. Protein-coding genes within it:
- the lmo7a gene encoding LIM domain only protein 7 isoform X10, with translation MEWREQSSVSCEEAYFEAQRWIEAVTEQKFGNNDFRSALENGIRLCELINKIKPGTIRRVNRLPTPIAGLDNLNVFLKACGKLGLKEAQLFHPGDLQDLSTRVTVKHQETNRRLKNVLITIFWLGRRAQFDRLYNGPYLNLKAFEGLLGTALYKALQESDGQKGNSIRDSGFGDSWCSEREELHHLRGGGGESGGHRRDDSLDSLDSVGSRPHSISSDTTLKGSSEGCCSDTKADSIFKMANNQNNISYRRSLVITPKASTQFNQFLPSKDKPSGYVPAPLRKKRAERSEDSRRSLSTLSYAENEGPLTSHSTQSAVPAAHYQWGYDCGSDSDSDADRPDPDLVLDDLASRRFHSLSPAPPTNFAMPISPSAGAGVAWVKPGSKVSVSPRVAPQQNMTFDSRSWKTQSPMHSSVKVDHHRAVNTDSLFRDMYDDDSEEDDDEVGYADPVQDDLYARKIGVNPQPVSSVSYNKFLPKFWTPEEDDHIQKIKLGSQRRPWYKKMQGFSSRQKSGSSSDDSECDISPWLSSAPSPHGPPPSHAHTHEASAQTTLVDGKRELQTQESMDGSKSTSDILEDAPVLHQNRFEELQKYREQIKRSEDRWQDDLSKWKNRRRSVNSDIVKKKEEREKIEQITYGADRGSKSFKDVQEERENKGRSSIGSRLGSLSFLGDSEEVFDAPVVSLFTRNRLPRSSTIDTPYHSSEYSRRAEEPPPASLPTLRAASPPTAQEAEAVDSPAASSPTIITPINHISVTKSSPPADAPEHKSQAKEHAIKTEEATSVVSSSSSTQEEPEPEPLLLGAQTKVEAPSSGSLQKKPPQFSSMEPKPPGVSQVSASLPRSYQISNGARLTSVVTPRPFGSQSSRIASLPRAYTVDDTSKRVNGNVDVSKKASVPSRYQQFMTSEDEALSSSAHSSEEEEEEEKTKSESSTSNPSVSSASSDVKTEAPVSSAPAKETSKKNFCDMRISLNQKPNSSRDFGFHAAWDSTGARVTSIQPGSPAEMCQLQVGDEVLMVNGHKVAEMSYTAWKSCMEEALQEGSLVMDVRRHGQNNWDRDQPSLPFKSHKTINLTSTDHPILLGTPETKTVSSSLDFTSLSFTETGPAKDAPTPLLVDVASNRVNGNLQEESVTMRNKESEPMSLKNLKRRSEFFEQGGSESTVPDIPVPVITPSSSRWSWDPEEERRRQEKWQKEQERLLQEKYRRDQEKLQEEWLKAQQEISTSVGQQEQPGSLQVNSHSIRPRSPPSSAHRPTPLWEEEEQKGKLEEERQRQEQERRKREEEERELQRLQEERRRKEMQEEEERMRKEEEELRWQRRREEEREEERRRQEAVEQQRRARFLEQQWSGTSHGFDSVQHPLSFTDRARSQSSPQLDEEDKPQQGGAHEQPEGATQWLQREKLRIARDRQAQSLRIVMEWEMRNESKRAVTGAGVTEKKAQLPSSQAEADRQQILNEMKKKTPLLTDGSWIRQRSASTVNSKDSDVPPMRRGESLDNLDASSNSWHSSSRTPRSSSFAQNYSRPQSALYSNTSFYTGGSGAPRPVSSTLPSSHSTGSLRGWTGTNSSPWSQPSPSLSTPPPITSPDPISEAGAPQQQSRSVSGKKICTFCDTPLGKGAAMIIESLGLCYHLGCFKCIDCKCDLGGSKAGAEVRIRNKQLYCNSCYVRFKSGQPTSI